The window TCCACTTCCTTTATTTTAAAAGGGCAGCAATTTCTGCAAACCCTTTATCTTCGGCATAATCTAAAGCCGTTTTCCCTTCGTTATCTTTAATAGTAACATCTGCTTTCTGCTCTAAAAGCAATTTTACAATATCCACTTTATGGTACTGTGTTGCAAAAGTTAACGCGTTGGTTCCGTGGTTATTTACTGTATTTAAATCGGCTCCATTTTCAATTAAATACTTCGCAAAAGCAACATTACCTTTAAAACTCACCCCTATTAAGGCCGTGTTTCCGGAGGCATCTTTATCATTAATTGGCACTTTACTTTCTACTAATATTTTAGTAGCAGCTTCGTTATCAAAATACGTAGCAAGAATTAATGGTGTAAAACCACGTTGGTCTTTTGCTTCCGCTAATCTTGGGTTTTCAGATAACAACGCCTTTAAAGTGCTATTATCTTTATTTTTTATGCTTTCAAAAACCTGATCTATATTTTTCATGGTATACTTTTTTTCAATAAAAAAGGAATGGGTTTTTAAACCCACTCCTTTTAAAAAAACTATTCTTTATTCTTATTTTACATCAAAACGATTGGCGTTCATTACTTTAGTCCAAACGGCAACAAAATCGGTTACAAATTTCTCTTTACTATCGTCTTGCGCATATACTTCAGCATAGGCACGTAAAATAGAGTTAGAACCAAAGACTAAATCCACACGAGTTGCAGTAAACTTAACTTCTCCTGTTTTACGGTT is drawn from Lacinutrix sp. WUR7 and contains these coding sequences:
- a CDS encoding ankyrin repeat domain-containing protein, producing the protein MKNIDQVFESIKNKDNSTLKALLSENPRLAEAKDQRGFTPLILATYFDNEAATKILVESKVPINDKDASGNTALIGVSFKGNVAFAKYLIENGADLNTVNNHGTNALTFATQYHKVDIVKLLLEQKADVTIKDNEGKTALDYAEDKGFAEIAALLK